A stretch of DNA from Streptomyces rubradiris:
GCTCCCGGGCGTCCGCGCCCGCGTCCAGCCGGGACAGCCGTACCCCGGTGTCGGCGTCCAGCACGGCGTCCCAGGACAGCTGGGCGAGGCCGGGCGCGGCGGACGCCGGGGCGTCCCGCCACAGCACGGCCGGCCGGCCCAGGGCGCGTGCCTCGGTGAGGAGCTGGGCGAGCCGCCGGTCGAGGTCGGGGGCCGCGCCGGTGCCGGTGAGCGCCCAGGGGCCGTGTCCGGTGCACGCGCTGAGCTGGACCACGACCGCGTCGGGGTCGGTGCGCCGGACGAGCGCGGGGCCGTCGTGCGGGAGCGCCCGGTTCACCACGGCGTCCGCCGCGAAGTCCTCGGCGGTCTCGTCGGTGAGCACGCCGGTGATCACCAGCCGGTCGCGGGGGGTGGCGGCGAACGCCCGGTGTACGAGGTGGAGGCGGTCGTCGGCGGCTGCCGGCGCGGTGCGGGCGGCGGCGGGCCGGGCGGCGGGCGCGGTCCTGCGCGCGGAGCGGGTCCGCCACAGCCCGTACAGCTCGCGGGGCAGTCCGGGCATCTCGCGCCGGGGCGAGCGGGCCGCCGACACCAGGGCCCGGCCGACCTTGAGGGAGGTGGATCCCTCCAGCATGGTCACCCGGGCCTGGAGCACCTGGACCCGGTCGCGGGCCTGGCGCAGGGCGGAGGCCAGTTGCTCCTTCTCCCGTACGGTGGCGGCCAGCCGGTCGGCGAGGCCGTCCTCGCGGACGGCGTCCCGGGCGCGTTCGGCCTCTTCGGCCCGGCGTTCCAGGTCCTGGTGGCGGGCGCGCAGGGTGCGGGCGGCGAGGTCGGCGAGGACGTACTCGTCGGCCGTGCGCAGGGTGGTGGCGAAGCCGTCGGTGGGTACCGGGCGGCCGAACCAGTCGTGCGGGGGCAGGAGTTCGTCGGTGGCGAGGCGGGTGAACACCGCGCCGGCGTGCAGGTGGACGTAGTCGAGCGGGGCGGCGCGCAGCACCTGGCAGCGCTGGGTCACCAGGTCGTCCAGCAGCCGGTGGTAGGGGGGTTCGGGTCCGGGGTGGCCGAACAGCAGCAGGCCGCGGGCGCCGGGCCGCAGGCGGCGCAGGACGGCGAGCAGGGCGTCCTCGGTGCCGTGCACGGCGGGGTCGGGCCCGTACGACAGGAGTACCAGGTCGCCTTCGCGAAGGGCGCGTCGTCCGTCGTCGCGGCGCAGGGTGACGCCGTCGGGGAGGTGGAGGAAGGAGGCGAGGCGCAGGGCCCGGCCGGTGGCGTCGACGACCGTGGTGACGCCGTCCAGGTGCGGGTGGAGCAGATCGGTCAGGCGCATCAGCGGATCCTCGTGAAGACGTGGAAGCCGGTCTCGGCCTCGCGGAAGCCGTAGGGCCGGAACTCGGTGTGGCGCAGGCCGAGGGGTTCGAGGGCGGCCCGGTAGGCGTCCGCCGGCCGGTGCCGGATCCGGCCGTCGCGGGCCCGGGGTACGGGGGTGTCCGCGTCGGTGACGATCAGCCGGCCGGTGAGGCGCACCAGGGAGGCGAGGTTGCGCAGGGCCGCCGCCCACTCGGTGTCGCCCGGCAGGTGGAACAGCACGTCGACGCAGAGCACGATGTCGTAGGGCCACGGGCTGCGCCACTCGTCGAGCCGGGCCCGGGTGTAGCGGGGGCCGTCGCCGGCGGCGCGGGCCCGGTCGATGGCCTCCTGGCTGGCGTCGACGGCGTCCACGCGGTGGCCGCAGCGGTGCAGGGCGCGGGCGAAGTAGCCGGTGCCGCAGCCCGCGTCGAGCACGAACAGCGGGGCGGCCGGGGAGTGCAGGTCGCCGATGAGGGCGAGCAGGGTGCCGAGCCGGAGGGCGTAGAACAGTTCGTTGCCGGCCCGGTCGAGTTCCGGGTGGCCGCCGGCGGTCAGTTCGTCCTGCTCGCGGTGGCGGGCGTCCCAGTGGCCGGGGGTGTCGTGGTCGAGGGCGGCGTCAGTCATGGTGCTCCAGCCACTGGGTGATCAGGCGGGCTATCCGGGGGCCGGCCTTGCCGTCCCACAGCGGTGGTCCCTCGGCGGGGGCGGCCGGGGCGCCGTCGAGTGCCTTGCACAGGGCGGGGACCAGTTCGTCGGGGTTGATCAGGCGGTTGGTGCCGTGGGTGACGGTGACGGGGCGTTCGGTGGTGGTGCGCAGCGTCAGACAGGGCACGCCGAGCACGGTGGTCTCCTCCTGCACCCCGCCGGAGTCGGTGATCACGGCGGCGGCGCCGCGCACCAGGCTCATGAACTCGACGTAGCCGAGGGGTTCGAGGAGGTGCACGCCGGGCGCGCCGTCCAGGCCGGCCGCGCGCAGCGCGTCCCGGCCGCGCGGGTGCAGCGGGACGGCGAGGTCCAGGTGGCGGGCCGCCTCGGTGAGCGCGCCGGCGGCGGCGCGGGCGGCGGCGGGGTCGTCGACGTTGGCGGGGCGGTGCAGGGTGACGACGCCGTAGCGTTCGGGCAGTGCGTGCGCGGCGCGGGCGGCGGCCGGGTCGAACAGGTCCAGGTGGGTGAGCAGGGTGTCGATCATCGGGTTGCCGACGAAGTGCACCCGGGCCGGGTCGGCGCCCTCGCGGGCGAGGTGGCCGACGGCCTCCGGGCTGGTGGCGAACAGCAGCCCGGCGAGCTGGTCGACCAGGCGCCGGTTGACCTCCTCCGGCATCGCCATGTCGAAGCTGCGCAGCCCGGCCTCGACATGGGCGACGGGCAGGCCCAGTTTGGCGGCGGCCAGGGCGGCGGCCAGTGTGGAGTTGACGTCGCCGTAGACCACGACGAGGGCGGGGGCGCGGGCGGTCAGCTCGGCCTCCAGGGCCACCAGCAGGTCGGCGGTCTGCCCGGCGTGGCTGCCGGAGCCGACACCGAGGTCGGTGTCCGGCCGGGGCAGCCCCAGTTGGCGGAAGAACACCTCCGACATCCGGGCGTCGTAGTGCTGTCCGGTGTGCACCAGGGTCTGGTCGCAGCCGGCCGTCCGGAGCGCGGCGACGACCGGGGCCGCCTTGACGAAGTTGGGCCGGGTGCCGACCACATGGAGTACTGGGCCGTTCATGACGCCGTTCATGTCCTCGCCTTCCGCGGGCGGTCGAACAAGGGGCAGCACACGGGGAGACGAGGGGAGCTTCGTGCCCGGCCGGCGTGGGCGCGTGGTCGCGTCCGAGGCGCCGTGCGCCGCGTCGGCCTACCGTGGCGGCATGTCCCGTCGTGTCCCCCGCGCTGTCAGTCTGGCCGCATCCGTGGCCTGGGGCGAGTTGCGCCAGGACCCGGCGCGGGCCGCGCTGCTGGGGCTGCGGCTGCTGCCGGCGGGGCTGCGGCGCCGGGTGCGGCCGGTGGAGCGGTGGCTGGGCGGGCGGGCCCGGCCGGCCGGACCGGGCGCGCTGCCGTCGGCCGTTCGGGTGAGCGCGCCCGCCGGGCGGCCGGTGCGGCCGGTGCCGGGGCGGGTGCTGCACCTGGTGACCAACTCGCTGCCGTACGCCCACGCCGGCTACACCGTGCGCACCCAGAAGCTCGCCGAGGCACAGCGGGCCGCCGGGCTCGATCCGCATGTGGTGACCCGGATCGGGTTCCCGGTGGCGCGCGGGGTGCTGGACGCCGGTGCGCTCCAGCTGGTGGGCGGGGTGCCGCAGCACCGGCTGCTGCCCTGGTGGCTGCCGTACGGGCAGGGCCCGGCGCTGGCCCGCAACGCCGAGCTGGCGGGGCGGCTGGTGGAGCGGCTGCGGCCGGCCGTGCTGCACGCGGCCACCGACCACGGCAACGGGCGGGTGGCCCTGGCCCTGCGCGAGGTCTACGGCCTGCCGGTGGTCTACGAGGTGCGGGGCTTCCTGGAGGAGACCTGGCTGAGCCAGGACCCGGCGCGCACCGTCGCGGACCCGGTGTACCGGGGGCGGCGGGAGCTGGAGACGGACTGCATGCGCCGGGCCGATCTGGTGCTGACGCTGGGTACCGCGATGAAGGCCGAGATCGTGGCGCGCGGGGTGCCCGAGGAGCGGGTGCTGATCGTGCCGAACGCGGTGGACGCGGCGTTCCTGGGGCCGCCGCCGGACGGGGCCGGGGTGCGGGCCCGCCTCGGGATCGCCCCGGACGCGTTCGTGGTGGGCACGGTCGGCAGCCTCACCCCGCACGAGGGCATCGGCACATTGCTCCATGCGGGTGTACTGCTGCGGCGGCGCGGGGTGCCGCTGCGGCTGCTGATCGTCGGGGACGGCCCGGAGCGGGCGAGCCTGGAGCGGCTGGCCGCCCGGCTGGGCCTGGCCGGCGACGGCACCGCCGTGTTCACCGGCCGCGTGCCGCACGGCCAAGTCCGGGATTTCTACGGGGCGTTGGACGTGTTCACGGTGCCGCGCACCAACGCCCGGGTGTGCCGTCTGGTGACCCCGCTCAAGCCGGTCGAGGCGATGGCGGGCGGGCTTCCCGTGCTCGCCAGCGATCTCCCCGCGCTGCGGGAACTGGTCGAACACGAGGTGAACGGACGACTGATTCCGGCTGAATCACCACACGCTTGGGCGGATGAACTCGAAAGGGTGCTTTACAGTCATAAGCGACGGCTCGAATGGGGAGCCGCCGCCCGCGCGAGGGTCGCGCGGGAACGCACCTGGGACCGGGTCGCCGCGACGACCCGCGAGGCGTATCGCTCGCTGGGCTGCCTCTGACGCCCCGCGAGCCCCCCACCAGTGCAGCCGCGAAGGCCGGGTGAATCCCTATGCAGGTCGAACGGACCCCCTCGCTCGGGGACATGGAAGCGCCGCCGCCGTACGGAAAGGTGGAACTCGCCGTCATCGGGCTCGGTTACGTCGGACTGCCGCTGGCCCGCGAGGCGGCCTCGGCCGGTCTGCGCGTGGTGGGCCTGGACCGTGACCCGCGGGTCGTCGCGGGACTCAACTCCGGCCGCTCGCACGTCGGTGACGTCTCCGACGACGAGGTGCGCCGGATGCGGGCGGCCGGTTTCACCGCCACCCGCGACGACGCCTGTCTGGCGGGCGCGCAGACCGTGGTGATCTGCGTGCCGACCCCGCTCGGCGAGGACGGCGGGCCCGACCTGGGCGCGGTCGTCTCGGCCACCCGCGCGGTGGCCGGCCGGCTGCGCCCCGGGCAGCTGGTGGTGCTGGAGTCGACCACGTACCCGGGCACCACCGAGGAGGTGGTACGGCCGCTGCTGGAGGAGTCCGGGCTGCGGGCCGGCGAGGACTTCGCGCTCGCCTTCTCCCCCGAGCGGATCGACCCCGGCAACACCCAGCACGGGCTGCGCGACACCCCGAAGGTGGTCGGCGGCTGCACCACGGCGTGCGCGGTGCGCGCGGTCGCCTTCTACGCCAAGTTCGTGAACATGGTGGTCCAGGCGAAGGGCACCCGCGAGGCCGAGATGGCCAAGCTGCTGGAGAACACCTACCGGCACGTGAACATCGCGCTGGTCAACGAACTGGCGATCATCAGCCGCGAGTTGCAGGTGGACGTGTGGGACGCGATCCGCTGCGCGGGCACCAAGCCCTTCGGCTTCCAGGCCTTCAGGCCGAGCCCCGGGGTGGGCGGGCACTGCATCCCGATCGACCCCAACTACCTGTCGTACAAGGTGCGTTCGTCGCTCGGGTACGACTTCCGGTTCGTCGGGCTGGCCCAGGAGATCAACCGGCGGATGCCGGAGTACGTGGTGCGCCGCGCCCAGGACCTGCTCAACTCCGCCGGCCGCCCGCTGCACGGCTCCCGGGTGCTGCTGCTCGGCGTCACCTACAAGCCGGACGTCGCCGACCTGCGCGAGACCCCGGCGGAGCCGGTGGCCCGGCTGCTGCGGGAACGTCAGGCCGCCGTCGCCTTCCACGACCCGCACGTGCCGCTGTGGACGGTGGACGGGGTGGAGGTGCCCCGCGCCGGCGACCTGACGGCCGCGCTGCGCGAGTACGACCTGACGATCCTGCTCCAGGACCACTCCGCCTACGACCTGCCCGCCCTCGCGGACACCGCGCGGCTGCTGTTCGACACCCGCGGGCGGATCAGCAAGCCCGGCGTCGAGGTGCTGTAGGCCCGTCGCGGCCTCCGCGCGTTCTCGGGGAGTTGGAAGGCACTGCCATGCGGATACTCGTCGTCACCGTCGTCCACCACCCCGAGGACGCGCGCATACTGCACCGGCAGATCGCCGCGCTGCGCGAGCGCGGCCACGAGGTGGTGTACGCGGCACCGTACGCCGACCGGAACACCCGCCCCCGGCCGTACGTCGAGGGCGTGGACCTGCCCCGGGCGGCCGGGCGGGACCGGGGCGCGGCGCTGCGCGCGGCCCGGGCGCTGCTGGCCGAACGCGGCGCGGCGGCGGACGTGATACTGCTGCACGACCCGGAGCTGCTGCTCGCCCTGCCCGGCACCCTGCGCCGGCTGCGCCGGGCCGGGGCGGTGCCGGTCACCGTGTGGGACGTGCACGAGGACACGGCAGCGGCGCTGGCGATGAAGGGCTGGGTGCCCCGGCCGCTGCGTCCCCCGCTGCGCGCGGCGGTGCGGGCGGCCGAGCGGCTGGCCGAGCGCCGGGTGCGGCTGCTGCTCGCCGAGGACGCCTACCAGCACCGGTTCCGGGGCCGTCACCCCGTCGTCCCCAACCTCGCCACCCCGCCGCCCGGCCCGCCCCCGCCGCCGGGTGACGACCGGGTGGTCTACCTGGGCCAGCTGTCCCGGGCGCGCGGCGCGCTCGAACTGATCGCCCTGGCGCGGCTGCTGGCCCCGGCCGTGCGGGTCGAGGCGATCGGCACGGCGGATCCCGACGTGCGGGACGCGCTCGCGGCGGCCGACCGGGAGGGGGTCTTGCGCTGGTACGGCTTCCTGCCCAACGACCGTGCGCTGGCCCGGCTGTCCGGCGCCCTGGCCGGCCTGTCCCTGCTGCACGACCAGCCCAACTACCGGCACTCGCGGCCCACCAAGGTCGTGGAGTACATGGCCCACGGCGTGCCCGTCGTCACCACGCCCACCCCGCTCGCGGCGGAGCTGGTCGAACGGCACGGCTGCGGGCTGGTGGTGCCCTACCGGGACGCGTCGGCGGCGGCGACCGCGATACGACGACTGGCCGACGACACCGACCTACGGCTCCGCGCCGCCCGCCGGGGCCGGCAGGCCGCCGTCTCCGAACTCAACTGGCACCCCCGGGCAGCCGACTTCGTGGACCTGCTGGAACTGTGGGTCAAGGAGGAAACGGCCGGCGCCGGCACGGCCTGAGCGCGAGAACGTGCGGCGGCGCTCGACAGGGGGCCCGGTCAAGGGGTGCGGGCCTGCTCAGTGGGCCGGGTCGGGCGGGGGTGGGCGGCGGCGTCCAACAGGGGGCCGAGCTCTCGTACGGCGGTGGTG
This window harbors:
- a CDS encoding glycosyltransferase; the protein is MSRRVPRAVSLAASVAWGELRQDPARAALLGLRLLPAGLRRRVRPVERWLGGRARPAGPGALPSAVRVSAPAGRPVRPVPGRVLHLVTNSLPYAHAGYTVRTQKLAEAQRAAGLDPHVVTRIGFPVARGVLDAGALQLVGGVPQHRLLPWWLPYGQGPALARNAELAGRLVERLRPAVLHAATDHGNGRVALALREVYGLPVVYEVRGFLEETWLSQDPARTVADPVYRGRRELETDCMRRADLVLTLGTAMKAEIVARGVPEERVLIVPNAVDAAFLGPPPDGAGVRARLGIAPDAFVVGTVGSLTPHEGIGTLLHAGVLLRRRGVPLRLLIVGDGPERASLERLAARLGLAGDGTAVFTGRVPHGQVRDFYGALDVFTVPRTNARVCRLVTPLKPVEAMAGGLPVLASDLPALRELVEHEVNGRLIPAESPHAWADELERVLYSHKRRLEWGAAARARVARERTWDRVAATTREAYRSLGCL
- a CDS encoding class I SAM-dependent methyltransferase, whose amino-acid sequence is MTDAALDHDTPGHWDARHREQDELTAGGHPELDRAGNELFYALRLGTLLALIGDLHSPAAPLFVLDAGCGTGYFARALHRCGHRVDAVDASQEAIDRARAAGDGPRYTRARLDEWRSPWPYDIVLCVDVLFHLPGDTEWAAALRNLASLVRLTGRLIVTDADTPVPRARDGRIRHRPADAYRAALEPLGLRHTEFRPYGFREAETGFHVFTRIR
- the wecB gene encoding non-hydrolyzing UDP-N-acetylglucosamine 2-epimerase, whose protein sequence is MNGPVLHVVGTRPNFVKAAPVVAALRTAGCDQTLVHTGQHYDARMSEVFFRQLGLPRPDTDLGVGSGSHAGQTADLLVALEAELTARAPALVVVYGDVNSTLAAALAAAKLGLPVAHVEAGLRSFDMAMPEEVNRRLVDQLAGLLFATSPEAVGHLAREGADPARVHFVGNPMIDTLLTHLDLFDPAAARAAHALPERYGVVTLHRPANVDDPAAARAAAGALTEAARHLDLAVPLHPRGRDALRAAGLDGAPGVHLLEPLGYVEFMSLVRGAAAVITDSGGVQEETTVLGVPCLTLRTTTERPVTVTHGTNRLINPDELVPALCKALDGAPAAPAEGPPLWDGKAGPRIARLITQWLEHHD
- a CDS encoding nucleotide sugar dehydrogenase, which gives rise to MEAPPPYGKVELAVIGLGYVGLPLAREAASAGLRVVGLDRDPRVVAGLNSGRSHVGDVSDDEVRRMRAAGFTATRDDACLAGAQTVVICVPTPLGEDGGPDLGAVVSATRAVAGRLRPGQLVVLESTTYPGTTEEVVRPLLEESGLRAGEDFALAFSPERIDPGNTQHGLRDTPKVVGGCTTACAVRAVAFYAKFVNMVVQAKGTREAEMAKLLENTYRHVNIALVNELAIISRELQVDVWDAIRCAGTKPFGFQAFRPSPGVGGHCIPIDPNYLSYKVRSSLGYDFRFVGLAQEINRRMPEYVVRRAQDLLNSAGRPLHGSRVLLLGVTYKPDVADLRETPAEPVARLLRERQAAVAFHDPHVPLWTVDGVEVPRAGDLTAALREYDLTILLQDHSAYDLPALADTARLLFDTRGRISKPGVEVL
- a CDS encoding glycosyltransferase, translated to MRILVVTVVHHPEDARILHRQIAALRERGHEVVYAAPYADRNTRPRPYVEGVDLPRAAGRDRGAALRAARALLAERGAAADVILLHDPELLLALPGTLRRLRRAGAVPVTVWDVHEDTAAALAMKGWVPRPLRPPLRAAVRAAERLAERRVRLLLAEDAYQHRFRGRHPVVPNLATPPPGPPPPPGDDRVVYLGQLSRARGALELIALARLLAPAVRVEAIGTADPDVRDALAAADREGVLRWYGFLPNDRALARLSGALAGLSLLHDQPNYRHSRPTKVVEYMAHGVPVVTTPTPLAAELVERHGCGLVVPYRDASAAATAIRRLADDTDLRLRAARRGRQAAVSELNWHPRAADFVDLLELWVKEETAGAGTA